The Ornithinimicrobium faecis genome includes a window with the following:
- a CDS encoding HpcH/HpaI aldolase family protein → MSARTLEQLIAGDGTPVGTWVKLSAPEGVELMALAGFDFLVLDLEHSPMSLETAAQLIAVARGHDIVPFVRTPDHTQSWIQRCLDAGAAGVLVPHVDTADEAAAVVAAARHEPAGRRGVGPTSRAGDWGLVPMGDYLQRSTEQGVIVQLESPTALENVAAIAASGVSALFVGPADLSVAMGVPVTDPAVREAMGQALAAAHDAGLACGTAVGDPAQARALAQEGFDFVMVSNDATILGLGARNLISTFHSTV, encoded by the coding sequence ATGAGTGCCCGCACCCTCGAGCAGCTCATCGCAGGCGACGGGACGCCCGTCGGCACCTGGGTGAAGCTCTCGGCCCCCGAGGGCGTCGAGCTGATGGCACTGGCGGGCTTTGACTTCCTCGTGCTCGACCTGGAGCACTCGCCGATGTCCCTGGAGACGGCGGCCCAGCTGATCGCCGTGGCCCGCGGCCACGACATCGTGCCGTTCGTGCGCACCCCGGACCACACGCAGAGCTGGATCCAGCGCTGCCTGGACGCCGGCGCTGCCGGCGTGCTGGTCCCGCACGTCGACACGGCCGACGAGGCTGCCGCCGTCGTGGCGGCGGCCCGTCACGAGCCGGCCGGACGCCGCGGCGTCGGGCCGACCAGTCGCGCAGGTGACTGGGGCCTGGTCCCGATGGGGGACTACCTGCAACGGTCCACCGAGCAGGGCGTCATCGTCCAGCTGGAGAGCCCGACCGCGCTCGAGAACGTCGCAGCCATCGCGGCCAGCGGTGTCAGCGCTCTGTTCGTGGGACCGGCAGATCTGTCCGTCGCGATGGGCGTGCCGGTCACCGACCCTGCCGTGCGCGAGGCCATGGGCCAGGCGCTCGCGGCTGCCCATGATGCCGGGCTTGCGTGTGGCACAGCAGTCGGCGACCCGGCCCAGGCACGCGCGTTGGCGCAGGAAGGCTTCGACTTCGTCATGGTGAGCAACGACGCCACCATCCTCGGGCTGGGGGCCCGGAATCTCATCAGCACCTTCCACTCAACGGTCTGA